From Verrucomicrobiota bacterium JB022, one genomic window encodes:
- a CDS encoding caspase family protein, producing the protein MLSLSRLASLSLIGLSVSGVDASWLASSLDLLRADPDQRYVVASNDTGFTLHDSQTLRPSYVISSPDASAQLFSADGKRLYFTESDKGLFALELETGEVKHIATIPTISGLFLSDDGQRIVTMSSEPGQWETERLVLHAVDASGKGDPQQLAVLEPAKMRWIEHVQTLPARQPDRMVLVLRDADEPTNQWDSRSWGVQRFVELDLQTGNTKVLSTLAEGDTQRLLDSSLRWTNDRREVLEWSANPDYAYTLIDPYSGKIVRELKVPGVEFHLHEPGQVIAYREAQENGATQLYRDYLESGTLKTLRNVAIPDRDAWPERERAELPESYFYATTIRGDVVGEYSRYGEPYRLLRLDPQGKTVASYDAGGSAPYGFENFAFHPTRPEFFAFDEEEGVHLFRTTSSGLKHQARGPAAWEAQFTADGEQVLFHGLFDPPLEQLSASDFPSSQSLVYESPPQITTDPIYVSPPVISPSGQWIIALNNRDTTLHRLGEAPIIHSLGGVVDGTMPEYLFAADEQGLARLIWSVTWDDYDVEQRTATLELLPFPTTEDYPQPLLSVALPHPHYQLIDYPAAEVRLIDLQAGELATVSTESGEIVTTPIAGLKPAEGESGPFFFDSAKLKVYLARGSTLVEIDLSTATPTARQQELESKISQLHRYGDGRHIVAVLDTGALVFVEPESTGLRVALQMQFYGPSGSYLAESPAGYFDASAAIRDTGYLLRGTRPTPLKSLFERAYQPDLLVTALGADAVGEDEPLPAYIQPPRITDFNSRWVSALQHRLFVNVEARQHPLTELRVYQNDKLVQSLSRSEFAASKGRIEVELLLEENRFYVTAIDEAGVSATSETLVLNPPQALLEQKLAERRAPHLHLLVVGVNEYRNREYNLNFAVADAQGIRTLLESANRDLFEQIETHQLSDAEATHDGILAAFERVKAAAQPQDVFIFYFAGHGVMSQANQQFYLIPHDVTRIYGESQSLTENGIAAHQLQQLSASIRAQKQLFILDACNSGGALQAFAQRGASQEKALAQLARATGTHWIAASSASQFATEFADLGHGAFTHTLIQGLGGEADAGDRRVTVNELKAYLEAELPEVTQRYKGAPQYPASYGYGQDFPVALLP; encoded by the coding sequence ATGCTTTCGCTTTCCCGTCTCGCCTCCCTCTCGCTGATCGGTCTGTCAGTTTCCGGCGTCGATGCCAGCTGGCTGGCCTCCTCGCTCGACCTCCTGCGTGCCGACCCAGACCAACGATACGTGGTCGCCTCCAACGACACCGGCTTTACCTTGCACGACAGCCAGACCTTGCGGCCGAGCTATGTCATCTCCAGCCCCGATGCTTCCGCCCAACTGTTTTCGGCCGATGGCAAACGGCTGTATTTTACCGAAAGCGACAAGGGTCTGTTTGCGCTGGAGCTGGAAACAGGGGAAGTGAAGCATATTGCCACGATCCCGACCATCTCTGGCCTCTTCCTGAGCGATGATGGTCAACGAATCGTGACGATGAGCAGTGAGCCGGGCCAATGGGAAACCGAGCGCCTGGTCTTGCATGCCGTCGACGCCAGCGGCAAGGGCGACCCCCAGCAACTGGCCGTGCTAGAGCCCGCCAAAATGCGCTGGATCGAGCACGTCCAGACGCTGCCCGCTCGCCAGCCCGACCGCATGGTGCTGGTGCTACGCGACGCAGATGAGCCGACGAACCAGTGGGACTCCCGGAGTTGGGGCGTGCAGCGCTTTGTCGAGCTGGACCTGCAGACGGGAAATACCAAGGTGCTTTCGACGCTGGCGGAGGGGGATACCCAGCGCTTGCTCGATAGTTCGTTGCGCTGGACCAACGACCGCCGCGAAGTGCTGGAGTGGAGCGCCAACCCCGACTACGCCTACACGTTGATCGACCCCTACAGCGGCAAGATCGTGCGCGAGCTGAAGGTGCCAGGCGTGGAGTTCCACCTGCACGAGCCAGGGCAGGTGATCGCCTACCGCGAAGCGCAGGAAAACGGTGCCACTCAGTTATACCGCGACTATCTGGAAAGCGGCACGCTGAAAACCTTGCGCAACGTGGCGATCCCCGATCGTGATGCCTGGCCCGAGCGTGAGCGGGCCGAGCTGCCGGAGTCGTATTTTTATGCTACCACCATCCGCGGCGACGTGGTCGGCGAATACAGCCGATACGGCGAGCCTTACCGGCTGCTACGGCTCGACCCGCAAGGCAAGACCGTTGCTAGCTACGACGCTGGCGGGAGTGCGCCCTATGGCTTTGAGAACTTCGCCTTTCACCCTACCCGCCCAGAGTTTTTTGCGTTCGACGAGGAAGAAGGTGTGCACCTGTTTCGCACGACCTCATCCGGCCTGAAACATCAAGCCCGCGGCCCGGCGGCATGGGAAGCGCAGTTCACGGCAGATGGCGAGCAAGTCCTCTTTCACGGGCTGTTCGACCCGCCTTTGGAGCAGTTGTCAGCAAGCGATTTCCCCAGCTCGCAGTCGCTGGTCTATGAATCGCCTCCTCAAATCACCACCGATCCGATTTATGTCAGCCCGCCGGTCATTTCGCCCTCGGGCCAGTGGATCATCGCCCTCAACAACCGCGACACCACCCTGCATCGCTTGGGTGAAGCGCCGATCATTCACAGCCTGGGAGGCGTCGTCGATGGAACGATGCCGGAATATCTGTTTGCGGCCGATGAACAAGGGCTTGCGCGCCTCATCTGGTCGGTGACTTGGGACGATTACGACGTGGAGCAGCGCACGGCGACGCTGGAGCTGCTGCCTTTCCCCACGACGGAAGATTATCCGCAGCCACTGCTCTCGGTCGCGCTGCCCCACCCTCATTACCAACTGATCGACTACCCCGCCGCAGAGGTGCGCTTGATCGACTTGCAGGCGGGTGAGCTGGCAACCGTCTCGACCGAAAGTGGTGAGATCGTTACGACCCCCATCGCGGGGCTGAAGCCTGCCGAAGGTGAATCAGGCCCGTTCTTTTTCGATTCCGCAAAATTGAAGGTCTATCTGGCGAGGGGGAGCACCTTGGTGGAAATCGATCTTTCAACTGCAACCCCTACAGCTCGGCAGCAGGAGCTGGAGAGCAAGATCTCCCAACTGCACCGTTACGGAGATGGACGTCACATCGTGGCGGTGCTGGACACCGGGGCGCTGGTGTTCGTCGAGCCCGAAAGCACCGGGCTGCGTGTGGCCCTGCAGATGCAGTTCTACGGTCCGTCGGGCTCCTATCTGGCGGAGAGCCCGGCTGGCTACTTCGATGCCTCGGCCGCCATCCGCGATACGGGTTACCTCTTGCGCGGCACTCGCCCGACCCCGCTCAAGAGCCTGTTTGAGCGTGCCTACCAACCCGATTTGCTCGTCACGGCCTTGGGCGCCGACGCGGTGGGCGAAGACGAGCCTTTGCCCGCCTACATCCAGCCGCCGCGGATTACGGACTTCAATTCGCGCTGGGTTTCGGCCTTGCAACACCGGCTGTTTGTCAACGTCGAGGCCCGACAGCATCCGCTGACCGAGCTGCGCGTCTACCAAAACGACAAGCTGGTGCAGAGCTTGAGCCGGTCTGAGTTCGCCGCCAGCAAAGGCCGCATCGAAGTAGAGCTGCTGTTGGAGGAAAACCGCTTTTACGTGACGGCGATCGACGAAGCGGGCGTCAGTGCGACCTCCGAAACGCTGGTGCTCAACCCGCCCCAGGCCCTGCTGGAGCAAAAACTGGCCGAGCGTCGCGCTCCGCACCTCCACCTGCTCGTGGTGGGCGTCAATGAATACCGCAACCGCGAATACAACCTCAACTTTGCCGTGGCCGACGCCCAAGGTATCCGCACGCTGTTGGAGTCGGCCAACCGCGACCTGTTCGAACAGATCGAGACGCACCAACTCAGCGACGCCGAGGCGACACACGACGGTATCCTGGCCGCGTTCGAGCGCGTCAAGGCGGCGGCGCAACCGCAAGACGTATTCATTTTCTACTTTGCGGGCCACGGCGTGATGTCTCAGGCCAACCAGCAGTTTTACCTGATCCCGCACGACGTCACGCGCATCTACGGCGAAAGCCAAAGCCTGACGGAGAACGGTATCGCCGCCCATCAGCTCCAGCAGCTTTCGGCCTCCATCCGGGCGCAAAAGCAGCTCTTCATCCTCGACGCCTGTAACTCGGGCGGTGCCCTGCAGGCCTTTGCCCAGCGTGGCGCTTCGCAGGAGAAAGCACTGGCCCAGCTTGCGAGGGCGACGGGCACGCACTGGATCGCAGCCTCCTCGGCCTCGCAGTTTGCGACCGAATTTGCCGACCTCGGGCACGGCGCGTTCACGCACACCCTGATCCAGGGACTGGGCGGCGAAGCCGATGCGGGGGATCGCCGCGTCACGGTCAACGAGCTGAAGGCCTACCTCGAAGCCGAGCTGCCGGAAGTCACTCAGCGCTACAAGGGAGCGCCGCAATACCCGGCCAGCTACGGCTATGGTCAGGATTTCCCCGTTGCCCTTCTCCCCTAA
- a CDS encoding caspase family protein has protein sequence MRNLDRLMRLVLGASLCTASLNAQYEQFIQDPSLDPSLTPATEAEPPPPPVLLTPSLHRHAIRALDQSADGRYLLSTDERTLKIWDVAHRAPIATYEQPTAGTHPRYAQDIVAAWFTDKPRQVLVCTTQNVFVFDDLDFSKPSAQFRRFRPFGYRFVAATQTLYWTSYDSDRRSLTLGRLDIATGQETHTQVITFDQPFASSEGKSLSVDAAGKIGTVTFPQSQDPAIVFELATGKVIQNLPGSTAVQGLLPDGRLLTRAVEGEQNRFGTLDLATLTPAPLFAVPYRYGVQTLLPTHPDDPLVLTAGDTFWTYDLKGGQLTQAVHLPDRWTNAALQYRQPNGGARPLLAQSSVIPGTRDVSATYLELFDPQAEVFRGQWTEPTYTPEAFYTRPDEFELVVRRGNAFRRVSFTEAGITSEPLAEPDTRIGPAQAYYDPAAREWKLVGAWRATLATPTTEAGKLEVDTLAQAMAPKTRFFSLSRDGRRIALHHETEVTVFDLENGQRLARAPLAVTTNFSLKREQIVALSPDGEIFAYAYQTIREGRAVDVLECRTVATGELRWSKTETSEWAYFDHLRFSPDGSQLYVNGNNAVGAANCLFTSTGEPARRMDVGQFLAYNAAGTLAVGRGGHYGNASAFQLKVTSLADGKQVSTVTLPATPRKISFIGSDRFLIADSATEELLRLIDLKEQAVIAEIQLFESPQKWLVRHPATGLFSSENSLHDQLMFRQGEQITPLAAYFEEFYRPRLLGSLVKGLTPRPTIPVSDLRYAPKLTLSVAGPATRGLSVEDEYETFELPTPEVTLQLEATCEGSPIADLRLYHNGKLVTGGTRGLFVEDDEDAPISETFTKSATHTFALTPGKNRFRAVAINEQGTESMPDELIVYSEAAAPESQGGLSLHLMVVGINAYRNPAYNLNYARADAEAVAAALRRSEAVFSQTNVYTLYDAEATRENILTTLETIRSEANPGDVFIFYYAGHGVMSDETEPKFYLAPYEITQLYGEDRLLRQLGVSSDSLLEFSRDIAAQKQLFILDACQSAGALKTVAQRGAVEEKAIAQLARSTGTHWLTATGSEQFAAEFDELGHGAFTYTLLQALDGAADSGDRLVSVNELKAYLEAQVPEVTAEKKGEPQYPVTYGYGQDFPLAVVR, from the coding sequence ATGCGAAACCTCGACCGACTCATGCGTCTTGTGCTGGGGGCCAGCCTCTGCACGGCATCCCTGAACGCGCAGTATGAGCAGTTTATCCAGGATCCCTCTCTGGATCCTTCGCTGACGCCCGCAACAGAGGCCGAACCACCTCCGCCTCCAGTCTTGCTGACGCCATCGCTGCATCGTCACGCGATTCGCGCACTGGATCAATCGGCAGACGGTCGCTATCTGCTGAGCACCGACGAGCGCACGCTGAAGATCTGGGATGTCGCCCACCGCGCACCTATCGCCACTTACGAGCAGCCGACCGCCGGCACGCACCCCCGCTATGCGCAGGACATCGTCGCCGCCTGGTTTACGGACAAGCCGCGGCAGGTATTGGTCTGCACCACGCAAAACGTCTTCGTCTTCGACGACCTCGATTTTTCCAAGCCCAGCGCGCAGTTTCGCCGGTTCCGGCCCTTTGGCTACCGCTTTGTTGCGGCCACTCAGACATTGTACTGGACGAGTTATGACTCCGACCGCCGGAGCCTCACCTTGGGCCGGCTGGATATCGCCACCGGCCAAGAAACGCATACCCAGGTGATCACCTTCGACCAGCCCTTTGCGAGCAGCGAAGGCAAGAGCCTTTCGGTCGATGCCGCAGGAAAAATCGGAACCGTTACTTTTCCGCAATCACAGGATCCCGCGATCGTCTTTGAGCTGGCGACGGGCAAGGTGATCCAGAATCTACCCGGTTCGACTGCCGTGCAAGGCCTGCTGCCGGATGGGCGGTTGCTGACCCGTGCGGTGGAGGGCGAGCAGAATCGTTTCGGCACGCTCGATCTGGCGACGTTGACGCCGGCGCCGCTTTTTGCCGTGCCCTACCGCTACGGCGTGCAGACGCTGCTCCCAACGCATCCAGACGACCCTCTCGTCCTGACGGCTGGAGATACATTCTGGACTTACGATCTGAAAGGCGGGCAACTGACCCAAGCGGTGCACCTGCCGGACCGATGGACAAATGCGGCCCTGCAATACCGTCAACCCAACGGTGGGGCACGTCCGCTGCTGGCGCAGTCGAGCGTCATCCCAGGCACCCGTGACGTCAGCGCCACGTATCTGGAGCTGTTCGACCCGCAGGCGGAGGTATTCCGTGGGCAGTGGACCGAGCCGACCTATACTCCGGAGGCTTTTTACACCCGCCCGGACGAGTTCGAACTGGTGGTGCGCCGGGGCAATGCCTTTCGTCGCGTCAGCTTCACCGAGGCGGGCATCACGAGCGAGCCCTTAGCTGAGCCCGACACGCGGATCGGACCGGCCCAGGCTTATTACGATCCGGCTGCGCGCGAGTGGAAGCTGGTCGGCGCGTGGAGGGCGACCTTGGCCACCCCGACCACAGAGGCCGGCAAGCTGGAGGTCGATACGCTCGCTCAGGCGATGGCCCCGAAGACGCGCTTTTTCTCGCTCTCACGTGACGGACGTCGCATCGCATTACACCACGAGACAGAGGTCACGGTGTTTGATCTCGAAAACGGGCAGCGGCTCGCCCGGGCTCCTTTGGCGGTGACGACCAACTTCAGCCTGAAGCGGGAGCAGATCGTCGCGCTTTCTCCCGATGGGGAGATTTTCGCTTACGCTTACCAGACCATCCGCGAAGGCAGAGCCGTTGACGTGCTGGAGTGCCGGACGGTCGCGACCGGAGAGCTGCGCTGGAGCAAGACGGAGACGAGCGAGTGGGCCTATTTCGACCATTTGCGCTTCAGCCCCGATGGTTCCCAGCTCTACGTGAACGGAAACAACGCCGTGGGAGCCGCAAACTGTCTGTTTACCTCCACCGGCGAGCCAGCACGGCGCATGGATGTGGGCCAGTTCCTCGCCTATAATGCGGCGGGCACTTTGGCGGTGGGGCGCGGTGGCCATTACGGCAATGCCAGTGCTTTTCAGCTCAAAGTAACCAGCCTGGCGGACGGCAAGCAAGTCAGCACCGTTACGCTCCCGGCGACGCCCCGCAAGATAAGCTTCATTGGCTCCGATCGCTTTCTGATCGCGGATTCGGCGACCGAGGAATTGCTACGGCTGATCGACTTAAAGGAGCAGGCCGTGATCGCAGAGATCCAGCTTTTCGAGTCGCCGCAAAAATGGCTGGTGAGGCACCCGGCCACCGGGCTTTTCAGCTCCGAAAACTCGCTGCACGATCAGTTGATGTTTCGGCAGGGGGAGCAGATTACGCCGCTTGCCGCCTACTTCGAGGAGTTTTACCGCCCACGCCTGCTCGGCTCGCTGGTCAAGGGGCTGACGCCGCGCCCCACGATCCCCGTCTCCGACTTGCGTTACGCGCCCAAGTTGACCTTGAGCGTGGCCGGGCCTGCGACCCGGGGCCTCAGCGTGGAAGACGAATACGAGACCTTTGAACTGCCGACGCCAGAGGTGACGCTCCAGTTGGAGGCAACTTGCGAAGGCTCGCCTATTGCTGACTTACGCCTCTACCACAACGGCAAGCTGGTGACGGGTGGCACGCGCGGCCTGTTTGTCGAAGACGATGAGGATGCGCCTATAAGCGAGACCTTCACCAAATCGGCTACGCATACTTTTGCGCTCACTCCGGGTAAAAACCGTTTCCGCGCAGTGGCGATCAACGAGCAAGGCACCGAGTCCATGCCCGACGAGCTGATCGTCTACTCCGAAGCTGCCGCACCGGAGTCGCAGGGAGGATTGTCGCTACACCTGATGGTGGTCGGCATCAACGCCTACCGCAACCCGGCTTACAACCTCAACTACGCCCGCGCCGACGCCGAGGCCGTCGCGGCGGCCTTGCGCAGAAGCGAAGCGGTCTTCAGCCAGACGAATGTCTATACGCTCTACGATGCCGAGGCTACGCGCGAAAACATCCTCACGACGCTGGAGACGATCCGCAGCGAGGCCAACCCGGGCGACGTTTTCATCTTCTACTACGCTGGCCACGGCGTGATGTCGGACGAGACCGAGCCGAAGTTTTACCTCGCGCCCTACGAGATCACACAGCTCTACGGCGAAGACCGCTTGCTGCGACAGCTCGGGGTGTCGAGCGATAGCCTGCTGGAGTTTTCGCGCGATATTGCCGCGCAGAAGCAGCTTTTCATCCTCGACGCCTGCCAGTCTGCCGGTGCGCTCAAAACGGTGGCCCAGCGGGGGGCGGTCGAGGAAAAGGCCATTGCCCAACTGGCGCGCAGCACGGGCACGCACTGGCTCACCGCAACCGGCAGCGAACAGTTTGCCGCCGAGTTTGATGAGCTGGGGCACGGTGCCTTTACCTATACCCTGCTCCAGGCGCTCGACGGTGCCGCCGACTCGGGCGACCGACTGGTGTCGGTCAACGAATTGAAGGCGTATCTGGAAGCGCAGGTGCCGGAGGTTACGGCCGAGAAAAAAGGCGAGCCGCAATACCCCGTCACCTACGGCTACGGGCAAGACTTCCCGCTGGCCGTGGTGCGTTAA
- a CDS encoding cyclic peptide export ABC transporter, translating into MDLTYFKYLRKESPALTTLSLSMATAAGIAQAAVMMIVNEAAVALFFEWSTTKMLFLFLFALVVFVAAKRFFMYRVAASAEKLSQQIRLRIIDKLHHTELENFEQVGRSRIYNACGTDTAKLSEASVAVTSACASLLMVGCTIVYLAFISLPSVIIITAVSVFGYYVFGSIRGAAQSELVRARQTENIFVDQLSQLLSGFKEVKLDRRKADGLIQDDMRQTTEQVLEANNRAQRAYANVIIAAQAFFLVLIASVVFIVPKVSGTSPIVLMQIISATLFLTGPIAEIIASMVPLAHANVAIRELQHIEELLDSKMDESMAQQKPKPASKTWNQIELRDVYYHYGNQAAEQSSFSVGPLNLTLKQGEILFLVGGNGSGKTTLLSVLAGLRHPNAGHIYLDSKLVRREDLPHYRSHFAAVLSDFHLFRRLYGLDETARQHVRDVLAELEIADKTTVVGDSFTTIDLSTGQRKRVALAAAVAEDRPIYLFDEWAADQDPPFRDRFYKKILPELRASGKTIVVISHDDRYFGVADRIITMEYGNIASEQVPERQG; encoded by the coding sequence ATGGATCTCACCTATTTCAAGTATCTCCGTAAGGAGTCGCCTGCTCTGACGACTTTGAGCCTGTCGATGGCGACGGCGGCTGGCATCGCCCAGGCGGCGGTGATGATGATCGTGAATGAGGCGGCTGTCGCCCTGTTCTTCGAGTGGTCGACGACGAAGATGCTGTTTCTCTTCCTCTTCGCGCTCGTCGTATTTGTGGCGGCCAAACGCTTTTTTATGTATCGTGTGGCGGCCAGCGCGGAGAAGCTTTCGCAGCAGATCCGCCTCCGCATCATCGACAAGCTGCACCACACCGAGCTGGAGAACTTCGAGCAGGTGGGCCGTTCCCGCATCTACAACGCCTGCGGCACCGACACGGCCAAGCTTTCCGAAGCCTCCGTGGCCGTTACCTCCGCCTGCGCCTCGCTGCTCATGGTCGGCTGCACCATCGTCTACCTGGCCTTCATTTCGTTGCCGAGCGTCATCATCATCACAGCGGTCAGCGTGTTCGGCTACTACGTGTTCGGCTCGATCCGCGGTGCCGCCCAGAGCGAACTGGTGCGTGCGCGCCAGACGGAGAATATCTTTGTCGATCAGCTCAGCCAGCTGCTTTCCGGCTTCAAGGAAGTCAAGCTGGACCGGCGGAAGGCGGACGGCCTCATCCAGGACGACATGCGGCAAACCACCGAGCAAGTGCTGGAGGCCAATAACCGCGCACAACGGGCATACGCCAACGTGATCATTGCCGCGCAGGCGTTCTTCCTCGTGCTGATCGCCTCCGTCGTATTTATCGTGCCGAAGGTTTCCGGCACGTCGCCCATTGTGCTGATGCAGATTATTTCTGCCACGCTGTTTCTGACCGGGCCGATCGCGGAAATTATCGCCTCGATGGTACCCCTCGCGCACGCCAACGTCGCCATCCGAGAGCTGCAGCACATAGAGGAGCTGCTCGACAGCAAGATGGACGAGAGCATGGCCCAGCAAAAGCCCAAGCCCGCCTCCAAAACGTGGAACCAGATCGAGCTGCGGGACGTCTATTACCACTACGGCAATCAGGCCGCCGAGCAGTCGAGCTTTTCCGTCGGCCCGCTTAACCTGACGCTGAAGCAGGGCGAAATCCTCTTCCTCGTGGGCGGCAACGGCTCGGGAAAGACGACCCTCCTGAGCGTGCTGGCAGGTTTGCGCCACCCCAACGCTGGCCACATCTACCTCGACAGCAAGCTGGTCCGCCGCGAAGACCTGCCGCACTACCGCTCGCACTTTGCTGCCGTACTGTCCGATTTCCACCTCTTCCGTCGCCTATATGGGCTCGACGAAACGGCCCGGCAGCATGTGCGCGACGTGTTGGCGGAGCTGGAGATTGCCGACAAAACGACGGTCGTGGGCGATTCCTTTACCACCATCGACCTCTCGACCGGCCAGCGCAAACGCGTGGCACTGGCGGCTGCCGTGGCGGAAGATCGCCCGATTTACCTCTTCGACGAATGGGCGGCCGACCAAGACCCGCCTTTCCGCGACCGCTTTTACAAAAAGATCCTGCCCGAGCTGCGTGCCTCCGGCAAAACCATCGTGGTGATCTCGCATGACGACCGTTACTTCGGAGTGGCCGACCGCATCATCACGATGGAATACGGTAACATCGCGAGCGAGCAGGTTCCGGAGCGGCAGGGCTAG
- a CDS encoding class I SAM-dependent methyltransferase gives MQRLNEQNKAAWNGLYAARPELVWGRDPLPFLANWHERFLPFAGRTGEILDAATGEGRNLPFALSLGAPVCASDASAAALAKIPPTVREQVHTVQADLGELPFEDGRFSLILLLDTLETLPAPHEVLRELRRVLRPDGALFVNLPDPGESIAGVEMEDLPEGKGLLYQHRYYFRFFSSPEARTLLGECGLTVLAEGEERWQEAPHPGFRDAPHSHFSHVFLCRPAGSS, from the coding sequence ATGCAGCGCCTGAACGAGCAGAACAAAGCGGCCTGGAATGGCCTCTACGCCGCTCGGCCCGAGCTTGTCTGGGGGCGAGATCCGCTGCCCTTTCTCGCCAACTGGCACGAGCGTTTTCTGCCCTTTGCCGGCCGCACCGGAGAGATTCTCGACGCGGCGACCGGGGAAGGGCGCAACCTGCCATTCGCGCTGAGCCTTGGCGCGCCCGTCTGCGCCAGCGATGCCTCTGCGGCTGCACTGGCCAAGATCCCGCCCACGGTACGAGAACAGGTCCATACCGTGCAGGCCGATCTTGGTGAGCTGCCGTTCGAGGACGGACGCTTCAGCCTCATATTGCTGCTCGATACGCTGGAGACGCTGCCGGCACCCCATGAGGTCTTGCGCGAACTGCGCCGTGTGCTGCGCCCCGATGGTGCTCTGTTCGTTAACCTGCCCGACCCGGGAGAGAGCATTGCCGGCGTAGAGATGGAGGACCTGCCGGAGGGTAAAGGCTTGCTCTATCAACACCGTTACTATTTTCGTTTCTTCTCCTCCCCGGAAGCGCGCACCCTGTTGGGAGAATGTGGTTTAACCGTGCTGGCGGAAGGGGAAGAGCGCTGGCAGGAGGCGCCGCACCCCGGTTTCCGTGATGCCCCCCATTCGCACTTCAGCCACGTCTTTCTTTGCCGGCCCGCTGGCTCGTCATGA
- a CDS encoding methyltransferase, protein MEGTDDLRTLLHGLKGEVLLALAAEGSAERFARMLAEFRAGTPAAYLAGFFYFMGEFFTIDARAYITDGEAEHLVRAVIAEAQAFTADTGRAPRILEIGTGAGTLALTVKKALPGSIVYGSDVDPDALDVAVENANLQRCELKLLEGSLLDPWPEAEPPDIVFADPPWGTREDLYDDERDAAFYDRMPELSAYPAEGRTALHEAIVADYAARGWTCRLLMNFGVIDVETVKKVVAPLQASLIHPIPGITVAICRGPRS, encoded by the coding sequence ATGGAAGGAACTGACGACCTGCGGACGCTGTTGCACGGTTTGAAAGGCGAAGTGCTGCTCGCGCTTGCGGCCGAGGGCTCTGCCGAACGCTTTGCCCGCATGTTGGCCGAATTCCGCGCCGGGACTCCTGCCGCCTACCTGGCGGGCTTTTTCTACTTCATGGGCGAGTTCTTCACGATCGACGCACGCGCCTATATCACCGACGGCGAGGCCGAGCACCTGGTGCGGGCCGTCATCGCCGAAGCCCAGGCCTTTACCGCCGACACGGGGCGCGCTCCTCGCATCCTTGAAATCGGCACTGGCGCCGGCACGCTGGCCCTGACGGTAAAAAAGGCCTTGCCGGGGAGCATCGTCTACGGCTCCGACGTCGACCCCGATGCGCTCGATGTGGCGGTCGAAAACGCCAACCTGCAACGCTGCGAACTGAAGCTGCTCGAAGGCAGTCTGCTCGACCCTTGGCCTGAAGCCGAGCCGCCCGACATCGTCTTTGCCGACCCGCCCTGGGGCACCCGCGAAGACCTTTACGACGACGAGCGCGACGCCGCCTTCTACGACCGGATGCCCGAGCTCTCCGCTTACCCGGCGGAGGGCCGCACGGCGTTGCACGAGGCCATCGTGGCCGACTACGCCGCGCGGGGCTGGACCTGCCGCCTGCTGATGAACTTTGGTGTCATCGACGTCGAGACGGTCAAAAAAGTGGTCGCTCCGCTGCAGGCGTCCCTGATTCATCCGATACCCGGTATAACGGTAGCGATCTGCCGTGGCCCTCGATCCTGA